The nucleotide sequence CACTTTGCGACAGGGCCTGATCGTCGCCCTGCTCGTCTATTGCTTCTTCACCACGCTCCATGCCGACTTCCCGGTCGAGGCGAAGGTGAAGTGGGAGTGGGTGTGGAAAGCCCTCGTCTTCGCCGCCTTCCTGCCGCTGACGCTGCGCACGAAACTGCGGCTGGAGGCCGCCGCACTGATCATGGTGCTGTCGATAGGCACGATCGTCATCAACGGCGGCATAAAAACCGTGCTTGGCGGGGGCGGCTACGGCACGCTGTCGTTGCTCGTGCGCGAAAATGCCGGGCTCTACGAAGGTTCGATCCTGTCAACGGCAGCCGTCGCGACCATTCCCCTGGCGCTGTGGCTGGCGCGGCACGGCACGATATTCAAGCCCGATTGGCGGGTCTGGGCTTTCGTCGCGGGATTGATCCTGTCCTGCCTGCTGATCCCCGTCGGGACGGCCGCACGGACCGGGCTGGTCTGTGCCGCGGTGCTCGGAATTCTGATGCTGCGGACCGCCAAGCACAAATTCTTGCTCGCCGGGGGCGGCGCGCTGGCACTGGTGGCGGCGATCCCCTTCCTCCCGCAGAGCTACCTCGAGCGGATGCAAACACTGACCAACACCCAGGGCGACGAGAGTGCCTCGACGCGCGTGCAGGTGTGGGAGTGGACGCTCGACTACGTGAAGAAGAACCCGTGGGGGGGCGGCTTCGATGCCTATCGGCAGAACAGCTTCACCTACTACACGGCCAAGCGCGAGGGCGAAGGCACAAACGTGCGCGTGGTTTACGATCAGGTGACCGACAAGGGCCGTGCCTACCACTCATCCTACTTCGAGATGATCGGCGAGCAGGGCTGGTTCGGCTTCGGACTGTGGCTCTTGCTGCAGTTGCTCGGCGTCTGGCACATGGAGCGAATTCGCTGGATGTTCCGCCGCGGCGAGGACGGCAAGGACAGCTGGCAGCGCGGACTGGCAACGGGGCTGCAACAGGCGCAAATCGTCTACATGGTCGGATCGCTGTTTGTCGGCATCGCCTTCCAGCCGTTCTGCTACATGCTGATCGGGCTGCAATGCGGCCTGTGGAGCTATGTCCGCCGAACCACGCGCGAACCGGACAAGGCCCGCTTCCGTCGTCCTGAGAACAGCGGAGCTGTCGCCGCCTGAGCCCCGCTGACCCGGAGGGCGTTTGCGGCATATCGCGGTGACTACGGTCCGCCTGGCTCGCGGCCGTTGCTGGCAATCCATTCCTCGACCACGGGGGCGATTCGGTTGCGCCACTTGCTGCCGTTGAAGATCCCGTAGTGCCCGACGTCGCGGGCGAGGTGGTACTTCTTCTTCGCCAGCGGCAGGTGCTCGGCGAGGTCGAGCGCGGCGCGGGTCTGGCCGACGCCTGAAATGTCGTCGTTCTCGCCCTCGATCGCCAGCAACGCCGTGTCGCGAATCGCGTCGGGGTCGATCGGCTTCCCGCGGTGGACGAACTTGCCGCGCGGGAGGGAATGGCTCTGGAACACCTCTTCGATTGTCTCGAGGTAGAATTCCGCGGTCATGTCGCAGACCGAGAGGTACTCGTCGTAGAACCGCTTGGTCGAGGCCGCTTCCTCGGTCTCGCCCACCGTGAGGTGTTTGAACATCTCGTAGTGGCTCATCATGTGAGTCTCGATGTTCATCGAGAGGAATCCGGCAAGCTGGAGAAAGCCCGGATAGACCTTCCGCCCTGCGCCGGGATAGTTGAGTGGCACGGTCGCGATGACGTTGGCCTTGAACCACGACAGCGGCTTTTCCATCGCCAGGTTGTTGACGCTCGTCGGGCTGGCGCGGGTATCGATCGGTCCCCCCATCATCGTCAGCGTCGCGGGACGGCAGGGGTCGTTGTCGGCAGCCATGATCGCGGTCGCCGCGAAGGCCGGGACCGAGGGCTGGCACACCGCCAGCACATGTGTGCCCTCGCCGGTGAATCGGAGAAACTCGATCAGGTAATCGATGTAGTCGTCGAGATCGAAATGGCCCTCCGACAGAGGAACCATCTTGGCGTCGGCCCAGTCGGTGACCCAGACCTCGTGCTTTTCGATCATCCGCTTGACGGTTCCGCGCAGCAGCGTGGCATAATGCCCGCTCATCGGCGCAACGATCAGCAGTTTGGGCGCATTCGCGGGCAAGCCGGCGCGGCGGAAATGACGCAGGTTGCCGAAAGGCTTCTCCAGCACGACCTTTTCGCTGACCGTGCGGCGCTTGCCCTCGATTTCCACGGCATCGATGCCGAAGTCCGGCTTGCCGCGCTCTTCATAGAGGTGGGCGAAGACCTCGAGCGCGCTGGCGACGATCGGTCCCATGCCGAAATAGCCCATGGGCAGGGCCGGATTGTTGAGCACCTTGGCGCTGATCGCGGCCCAGTTGCTCGCACCGGCCAGCAAAGTTCGCTGCATTTCATAAGCGTTGTAGAGCAAGATCACGTTCCTCGGTTCGCCGCCGGTCTTACCGTTTGGCGGGAAATTTGCATTTCACACTGCAACCAAACACCTCATGTTGCAATGCGGCATTTCCGATCGTCTGAGCAGGAGCCGTCATTCCGCTTCAATCTAGCGCCGCAATCGGCTAGGCGCGCCGCCATGGCCCGCCGCCCCCAGCGTCCAGACGTCGAGCCCGCCGATAATCTCGGCCCGCTGACCATGATCGGCAAGGCCGCCGCACGATATCCGCGGCACGTTGCGCTTGCCCTCGTCTCGCTCGTCGTCACTGCCGCGGCGACGCTGGCTATTCCCTCGGGCTTTCGCCTGATCATCGACCGCGGCTTTGCCGCCGGCAGTGATCCGGCGGAAATCGGTCGCTGGTTCCGCTACCTGTTGATGATCGTCATGGTCCTGGCGGTGGGAACGGGCAGCAGGTTCTATTTCGTCTCGACTCTGGGCGAGCGGGTCGTCGCCGACATTCGGCTGGCGGTTCAGCGCAACCTCTTGCGCCAGTCGCCCGGTTTCTTCGAGGAAAACTCGCCCAGCGAGATTTCCTCGCGCATGACCGCCGACACGGCGCAAATCGATCAGGTGGTCGGCACGACCGTGTCAGTCGCGCTGCGCAATGTGATCACGGTGCTCGGCGGAACGGCGTACCTGCTGTATCTCTCGCCGCTGATGACCGGTGCGCTCGTCGCCGTGGTCGTCGTGGTGATCCCGCTGATGGCTATCTTCGGGCGCCGTGTGCGTTCGGTTTCGCGCGAAAGCCAGGATCGGATCGCCGACGTCGGGGCGATGACTTCGGAGGTGCTCGGGGCGATGAAGATCGTTCAGGGCTTCAATCAGGAAGGGCG is from Croceibacterium aestuarii and encodes:
- a CDS encoding putative O-glycosylation ligase, exosortase A system-associated — protein: MLDLFLLAFVGAFLALGIKRPFLWVLVYIYIDVVAPQKVGWTIIQAIPLSLIAFVACFGGWLLFDSKKGSRFTLRQGLIVALLVYCFFTTLHADFPVEAKVKWEWVWKALVFAAFLPLTLRTKLRLEAAALIMVLSIGTIVINGGIKTVLGGGGYGTLSLLVRENAGLYEGSILSTAAVATIPLALWLARHGTIFKPDWRVWAFVAGLILSCLLIPVGTAARTGLVCAAVLGILMLRTAKHKFLLAGGGALALVAAIPFLPQSYLERMQTLTNTQGDESASTRVQVWEWTLDYVKKNPWGGGFDAYRQNSFTYYTAKREGEGTNVRVVYDQVTDKGRAYHSSYFEMIGEQGWFGFGLWLLLQLLGVWHMERIRWMFRRGEDGKDSWQRGLATGLQQAQIVYMVGSLFVGIAFQPFCYMLIGLQCGLWSYVRRTTREPDKARFRRPENSGAVAA
- a CDS encoding polyhydroxyalkanoate depolymerase, producing MLYNAYEMQRTLLAGASNWAAISAKVLNNPALPMGYFGMGPIVASALEVFAHLYEERGKPDFGIDAVEIEGKRRTVSEKVVLEKPFGNLRHFRRAGLPANAPKLLIVAPMSGHYATLLRGTVKRMIEKHEVWVTDWADAKMVPLSEGHFDLDDYIDYLIEFLRFTGEGTHVLAVCQPSVPAFAATAIMAADNDPCRPATLTMMGGPIDTRASPTSVNNLAMEKPLSWFKANVIATVPLNYPGAGRKVYPGFLQLAGFLSMNIETHMMSHYEMFKHLTVGETEEAASTKRFYDEYLSVCDMTAEFYLETIEEVFQSHSLPRGKFVHRGKPIDPDAIRDTALLAIEGENDDISGVGQTRAALDLAEHLPLAKKKYHLARDVGHYGIFNGSKWRNRIAPVVEEWIASNGREPGGP